From the Ralstonia wenshanensis genome, the window CGGCCTATTCGGCCGTCCTGCCCCGCGATACGTCCCTTCGCACCAAGCTTACCCGTTCGATCGAACTCGCCATTCCGCTCGTCTCCGCCGCCATGGATACGGTTACGGAAGCGCGGCTCGCCATCGCCATGGCGCAGCAAGGTGGCATCGGTATCGTCCACAAGAATCTGAAGCCCGAAGAACAGGCGCGCGAAGTCGCCAAGGTCAAGCGCTTTGAATCGGGCGTGCTGCGCGACCCGATCACCATTGGTCCGGACATGAAGGTCCGCGACGTGATGGCGCTGTCGGCACAGCATGGCATCTCGGGTTTCCCGGTGCTGGAAGGCAAGAAGGTGGTGGGCATCATCACCAACCGCGACCTGCGTTTCGAAGAAGAACTGGACGCCCCGGTGCGCGCCAAGATGACGCCGCGTGAGAAGCTCGTCACCGTCAAGGAAGGCGCCACGCTGGAAGAGGCCAAGCGCCTGATGAACAAGCACCGCCTGGAGCGTGTGCTGGTGGTGGGCGAGGCCTTCGAGCTGCGCGGCCTGATCACCGTCAAGGATATTCAGAAGGCTACCGAATACCCGCTGGCCTCGAAGGACGAACGCGGTTCGCTGCGCGTGGGTGCGGCGGTGGGCGTGGGCCCGGATAACGATCTGCGTATCGATCTGCTGGTCAAGGCCGGCGTGGACGTGATCGTGGTCGACACCGCGCACGGCCACAGCCAGGGCGTGCTGAGCCGTGTGCGCTGGATCAAGGACAACTACCCGCAAGTGCAGGTGATCGGCGGCAACATCGCCACGGGCGACGCAGCCAGGGCGCTGGTCGACCACGGCGCGGACGGCGTCAAGGTTGGCATTGGCCCGGGCTCGATCTGCACGACGCGGATCGTCGCAGGCGTGGGCGTGCCGCAAATCTTTGCCGTGTCGAATGTGGCCGAGGCCCTGAAGGGCACCGGCGTTCCGCTCATCGCTGACGGCGGTATCCGTTACTCGGGCGATGTCGCCAAGGCCCTGGCTGCCGGCGCACACACCGTGATGATGGGCGGCATGTTCGCCGGTACGGACGAATCTCCGGGTGAGGTGTTCCTGTTCCAGGGTCGCTCGTACAAGAGTTACCGCGGCATGGGCTCGGTGGGCGCGATGAAGGACGGCGCTGCCGATCGTTACTTCCAGGAAGACAACACCGCCAACGTCGACAAGCTGGTGCCGGAAGGTATCGAGGGCCGTGTGCCGTACAAGGGCTCAGCGTTGCCGATCGTGCATCAGCTCACGGGCGGCGTCCGCTCGTCGATGGGCTACTGCGGTTGCGCCTCGATTGCCGAATGGCACGAGAAGGCGCAGTTCGTCGAGATCACCGCCGCTGGCATGAACGAATCGCACGTGCACGACGTGCAGATCACGAAGGAAGCGCCGAACTATCACCGCGACTGATCGGTTGTTGATCAGCACAAACAAGATAGAAGGCAAGCAGTACTGCCGCCGGGGTGCGCGGGCGCTCCGGCTGAATCAACCGGCGGCCGAAGCACGGGCGGCCGCCCGCAACTGGAGACGATGATGAAAGCGCTTTTGCGACTCGTTCTGTTTCTGGATGCGGCTGTCGCACTGTGCGTCGGTCTCGTCCTGCTGGCTTCACCGATGACGTCCATCTTTGGCGCGCTGCAATTGCCGCAGCCGGAGCCGGCGATGTACGGCCAACTGCTCGGCGTCACGCTGATTGGCGTCGCCTGGCTGCTGTGGCACGCCACCGTCAACGGCCAACTGACCACCGCCGTGGCACAGGTGGTCGGTCATGTGAACCTGGCTGTCGCCGTGCTGGTGATTGCCTGGCTGCTGTTTTTCCACTTGCCGGTGGACGGCGCCGGCCGCATCTGGCTGCCGACGTTTGCTGCGGTGCTGGCGGCGTTTTCTGCCGTGCAGATTCCCGCCTCGCGCCGCGTGCGCACCAATGAGCGCGTGCGCGCACAGAAGGCCCGTGAAGACGCCGCGGCCGCGCGCGAACGCGAACGCGCAGAAAAGGTGCAACGCAAAGAACCTGGCTACATGCCGCCTCCGGGCTACGGCCCTGGCACTGAAGTCGACACGATTGCCGATTCCATTCCTCCACAACATGCACGACAAAGTCCTCATCCTTGATTTCGGCTCGCAGGTCACGCAACTGATTGCGCGGCGCGTGCGTGAAGCACACGTCTACTGCGAGATTCACCCGAACGACGTGTCCGACGCCTTCGTGCGCGAGTTCGCGCCCAAGGCGATCATCCTGTCCGGCAGCCACGCCAGCACGTACGAAGACCACCAGCTGCGCGCCCCGCAGGCCGTGTGGGACCTGGGCGTACCGGTGCTCGGCATCTGCTACGGCATGCAGACCATGGCCGTGCAACTGGGCGGCAAGGTGGAGTGGAGCGACCACCGCGAATTCGGTTACGCCGAAGTGCGCGCGCATGGTCACACCCGCCTGCTCAAGGACATCCAGGACTTCGCCACGCCGGAAGGCCACGGCATGCTCAAGGTCTGGATGAGCCACGGCGACAAGGTCACGGAACTGCCGCCCGGCTTCAAGCTGATGGCGTCGACGCCGAGCTGCCCGGTTGCCGGCATGGCCGATGAGGCGCGCGGCTATTACGCCGTGCAGTTCCACCCGGAAGTCACGCATACCGTGCAGGGCCGTGCGCTGCTCGAGCGCTTTGTGCTGGAAATTGCCGGTGCCAAGGCCGACTGGGTCATGCGCGACCACATCGATGAAGCCGTCAAGGCCATCCGCGAGCAGGTGGGCGATGAGGAGGTGATCCTCGGCCTGTCGGGCGGTGTTGATTCGTCGGTGGCGGCGGCGCTCATTCATCGCGCGATCGGCGATCAGCTCACCTGCGTGTTTGTCGACCACGGCCTGCTGCGCCTGGACGAAGGCAAGATGGTGATGGACATGTTCGCCGGCCGCCTGCACGCCAAGGTCGTGCACGTGGACGCGTCGGAGCAGTTCCTCGGCCATCTGGCTGGCGTGACGGACCCGGAGGCCAAGCGCAAGATCATCGGCCGCGAGTTCGTTGAGGTGTTCCAGGCCGAAGCCAAGAAGCTCAGCAATGCCAAGTGGCTGGCGCAGGGCACGATCTACCCGGACGTGGTGGAATCGGGCGGCACCAAGACCAAGAAGGCAACCACGATCAAGAGCCACCACAACGTGGGCGGCCTGCCGGAGACGCTGGGGCTGAAGTTGCTCGAACCGTTGCGCGACTTGTTCAAGGATGAAGTCCGTGAGCTGGGCGTGGCGCTGGGCCTGCCGCACGAAATGGTGTATCGCCATCCGTTCCCGGGTCCGGGTCTGGGCGTGCGCATCCTGGGCGAGGTCAAGCGCGAATATGCAGACCTGCTGCGCCGTGCAGACGCCATCTTCATCGAAGAGCTGCGTGGCACCAAGGCCACGGCGCAGGACGCGGCGGCGGGCCTCTGCGGCGAAGGCGACGTCGGCAAGAGCTGGTACGACCTGACCAGCCAGGCGTTTGCGGTGTTCCTGCCGATCAAGTCCGTCGGCGTGATGGGTGATGGCCGCACATACGACTACGTGACGGCGCTGCGTGCCGTGCAGACCACTGACTTCATGACCGCACATTGGGCGCATCTGCCGTACACGCTGCTCGGCCGCGTGTCGAACCGCATCATCAACGAGGTGCGTGGTTTGAGCCGTGTCGTGTATGACGTGTCGGGCAAGCCGCCTGCGACGATCGAATGGGAGTGAAAACTCCGATAAATCAATGGGTTAAGCCATCTGTCTAGCCCAACATTCAGTGGCGCCCAAATCGCCCGGCACAGGGTTTTTGGTTCAGTTCGTCCTCTGTCCAAGCTCAAATTTGGACAAGATTTGGACAAGAACGGCTTGGTGATTGCCAAGCCGTTTTTGCATTCTAAGGCTTTTGCCAACGCTGGTGGATCGGCGAAGGGCGTAAGCAGGCGAGGGCGATGCTTCAACCAGCACTTCCATCGATCGCCGTTTGGGATATTGCCCCATCCTCACCAATCGAACGCCGCCCTCTCATTCCAGCCCCATGCTGTACCAATGGGCTGAGTGGTAACGAGATGGCTCTACGTAACAGATTTCATGGATATGAGCACTTCGCCAGTCGAGCAGAGGCCGTTTGAATGGCTGGACCTCGAAATGTTGGACCGTGACCCGCTGGCGGCGGTCGGAGCTTTGGGGCTCCCACCTTTGCGCGCACTGGTATTGCCTCTTCAGCGAGCGCTTCAGATATTGATTGGGCGGAACCTTCCCCCTGTAGACGCGATGAAGCGGGACCGATTCAGCCGTACGCTGCTCGCAGATCCCACTGCACTTGCAACGGCCATTGCTTCAATCATTCTCAAAGCGGTGCAAGCAACTGCCGCCGCTCCGAGTGAAGCTACGCTATCCGATGTACTTGGTGTTCTTCGAGGCCTCCCCGAACTGGTCGCTGCCGATGCCGTCCCGCTCAGTCCTTTGCTTGACGGCGTGGCCTCCGGCATTGGTTCTAGCTCCCCAATAGGAAAAGCCCTCGCCGAGGTGCCAGGTGAGGATCGGTCCCGGTATCGGCTGAAATTCCTTGATGAACTGTCATTTAGTCTGGATGCCTGGGATCTAGCTGCCATTGTGGTGTTGCTCGTGATGGATTGCTCCGTCCGGCTACTCATTTGCTCTGACCCTTTTGGACAGAGCTTGGACAGGGACGGGCTAAAACCGCAAGAACCCGCACCGGACAAGGCTTTCACACGCGTGTCGAACCGCATCATCAACGAGGTGCGTGGTTTGAGCCGTGTCGTGTATGACGTGTCGGGCAAGCCGCCTGCGACGATCGAATGGGAGTGATCTAGCGTCGTCTCACGCCGTTTCAGGCAGGGACGAACATCGCAAGAAAGCCAAGTGCGACAAGGGTTGAGGCGTCTCATGATGCCTCAACCTATTTCACTCAATCGCACGCAATGTGCGAATTTGCACTTGGCAACCTTAAGCCTCGCACGGCTTTGTACAAGGTTTCCGACGGATATGGTTGTGTCCATCGTTCGCGTTCGATGCCCAGTTCAACGGGGGCTGCAAGGCAACGTAAGGGAACCGAGCGGAGCTAGGGGTCCTTACTCCACGATCTTGAACACCCGATTCTTCTCGATCACACCGGCTTTCGGCAATTTGCCTTCGTCCTCAGTGTCGGGGCGCAGATGCCGCTCGTCGAGCGCCGGGCCCGTGTAACGGCTGCGCGGCCGAATTACCCTGCCCACACGTAACTGCTCGATGCAGTGCGCGAGCAGCCCTACGCTGCGCGCAATCGAGAACAGGCCGAACGCCGCATCGCGCGGCAACTGGAGCTGCACTGACAGCATCGCGAACGCGACATCGATGGTCGGCCGCTGGCCGGTAAGTTCCGTGACCTTGTCGACGAAATGCGCCAGTTCTGCTGGCGGATGGAGCCGTGCGAGCAACGCGGCTGCGCGCGGATCGCCGTCGGGGTAAAGATGATGGCCGAAGCCAGGAATCGGGATCGCTGACTTCAGGTGGTGATCGACAACGTGCTCGGCGCCCAGTCTCTGCACGTCGTCGAACAGCGCACGCACGCGCCCCGATGCATCGCCGTGCAGCGGGCCCGACAACGTTGCGAGCCCCGTCAGCAGGCAGCCCGCGAGCGATGCGCCGGTCGACGCGGTGATGCGCGCGGCGAATGCCGAACTCGTGATCTCGTGATCCGCAACCAGCACCATCGCGCGGCGCAGCAGGTCCGCGCCATCGCTGTCGAGGCCCCAGCCGGCTGCGAGCCGCTGATGGGTCCTGAGCGGACTTGCGCAGACATCGTCATGCGCGCCGAACGCGCGCGAGACGATCGCGACGAGTTGCCCAGCTTCGATGTGCAATGCGCTGTCGAGCCGGCCGAGCGTCGAGTGGCCGTGCGCGGCCAGCATCGCGAGTACCGAGAACGCGCATTGCCGATCGCGCTCGCCGGATGGCAGTGCGATCGCGGGCGGGTCGAACGACACGGGCGTGGTGGCCTGCCAGAGCAGAGCAGCGGTTTCCTCAAGCGTGGCGGTATCAGCGAGTTGAATGCTGTCGCGGCCCCGATACCAGGCGCGGCCCTTGGAGAACGTGGTGATGCCACTGTAGATGCACGGCTCGGCACCAAAGATCGTGCTGGCTGCCAGCGCCGCACGCTTGCGGCCGACCTGCTTCTTGCGGCACAGCGTGACCACGTCCTCCGCGCGATACAGGCTCTTGCGTGGATCGTCGGGGTCCTGCATCACGGCGATACTGCCGCGGCTCGCATACGCATAGACGGTCTGCGCCCGCACGCCGAGCCGTCGCGCTGCTTCCGTCAGGGTGATCCAGTTCTGCATGGGGAATCGTGATGACGATGCGGCCGGTGTCTGGCCGCTTGCGCCGACTATAGACCGGGTTCAGTTGAATGTCATTTCAGCTGCGCGCCGCTCAAGCACCTCGACGAGTATGTCGCCTGGCGCGCGTACGAAACAGCCGCGCACACCGGCGCGGATTCGTGTGATGGGCTGGATGATCTCGGCGTCCTGCGCGACCAAGTGCGCGTAAGCGGCGTCCAAATCATCGACCAGCACGCCAAAGTGGTCGATGCCTTGCACGCGACGCCCCTCCGTCACGGTCGCCGAACGGGCGTCCGGCTGTGCCGTGATGAACAGGTTGACAGCGCCGATTCGCAGGTCGACGCGGCCGGGGCGTCGCACGATTTTGGCGTTCAGGCAGCGCGCGAACCACACGGCGGTGGCCTCGGCATCGGCCGAGCAGAGTTGCAGGTGATCCCATTTGAATTCGATCATGATCGTGGTGCGCGGGTAAAAGAGTCCCGCGGGTTGGCGGATAAAGGGCATGTACGGGGTCAGAGCTCGATACGCGACAGTTTGCCAAGCAGCATCGAGTACGACAGCGTGCCGACGAGGCAGATCGCGCCCATCAAGTTCAGCGCCCAGAAAAAGCTGCCAGTGCGCTGCGTAACGTAGCCGATCATCAGTGGCGTGGTGACGGCTGCGATATTGGCGGCGAGGCTCGTGATGCTGCTGGTGAGCCCAACATAGCGTTTAGGCGCAATCTCGGAGACGGCGGCCCAGGACATCGAGCCGATCCCCTGCGCGAAGAACGCGACGGTGAGGATCGCGATCACCAGCCCATTCGAGTGCACAAAGTTGACGAGCACGATCGATGCCCCGAGGAAGGTGCCGATCACGAGCGGCGCCTTGCGCGACGACGACATCGACACGCCGCGCCGAATGCAGAGATCAGACAGATAGCCTGCGATCAGGATGCCCAACGTCGCGCCGATGAACGGCATCGCCTGGAAGAATCCGACCTTGATCATCGACATGTGCCGTTCCTCGACCAGATAAGTCATGAACCAGGTCGTGAAGAACACCAGCAGCGTGTTGTTGCAGAACTTGCCCAGACAGATTGCGAGAATCTGTCGGTAGCTGAGCAGGCGCAACGCCATGCGCCAGTCGAAGCTATCGCGCGCGGTCACCACGGGACGCCCTTCAGTGATGTACTGCAGTTCGGCCGCGTTGACGCTGCGATGCCGTGACGGATCGCGATAGAACCGATACCAGATGACACTGAACAGGATGCCGAATGCACCCGTCGAGAAAAACACGGCCCGCCAGCCGAACGCCGACGAGATCCACAACAGCAGTCCGGTGAAAAGCGGTGTGCCGATGTACTGGCCCATCACGTACACGCTGGTTGCGAAGCCGCGCTCCTGGACCGGGAACCACATCGTGACCGCACGCGCGTTCGACGGAAATGCGGGCGCCTCGAGCGCTCCCATCGCCAGCCGCGAGCCGAGCAGCATGTGGTAACCGTGCGCGAGCCCTTGCGTCAGTGTGGCCAGCGACCAGCCGACGAGCGACAGCGCATACGCGACGCGCGAGCCGAGCAGGTCGGCAAGCGCGCCGGCCGGCAGCAGCGCGATCGAGTAGGCGAGCCCGAATACGGCGAACAGCTCACCCATTTGTACGCGGGTGAGCGCGAGATCCTTCGATAGCGCGGGCGCAACGATGCCGAGCGCCGAGCGGTCGACGTAGTTGAGGACGGTGGCTACCAGCAGCATCGACAGCACGCCATAGCGCACCCGCGATCGCCTGGCGGCGCCTGCGTGCGCGTCGAACTCGCGCATGACCGCAACCTGTTCTTCTGCAGTTTTCAATGTTGTCTCCTGTTGTCTGATGGATGGGCCGGCGTATGGTTGTTGTGTGTGCCGGCGCGCGTCGAGTCAGCCGCGCCCAACGAAGGGCATCGCGCTCGCCATGATCGTCATGTTCAGAATGTTCGCTTCGAGCGGCAGGCTCGCCATCTGCACGATGGCATTCGCGACGTGCGCGACGTCGACGCGCGGCTCCGGTGCGATACGGCCGTCGGCCTGGGCCACGCCGCTCGTCATGCGTTCGGTCAGCGACGTGGCAGCGTTGCCGATGTCGATCTGGCCGCACGCGATGTTGAATGGCCGGCCGTCGAGCGCGAGCGATCGCGTGATGCCGAGAACGGCGTGCTTGGTGGCGGTATACGCAATTGTGTTCGGACGCGGCGTGTGCGCCGAGATCGAGCCGTTGTTGATGATGCGGCCGCCTTGCGGCGTCTGCCGCTTCATCTGGCGCCACGCGGCGCGCGCACACAGGAACACGCCCGTCAGGTTGGTCGCGACCACGTCGTTCCAGAATTGCAGCGAGTAGTCGTCGAGCGGCACGGCGCCTGCGTTGCGGCCCGCGTTGTTGAACAGCACGTCAAGACGCCCGAACTCGTGTGCGATCTGCGCGAAGCTGGCATCCACCGATGCCTCGTCGGAAACGTCGGTCGGAATAGCCGCCGCCACGCCCCCGCCCCCCTCGATGATCTCTTTCGTTTCGAGCAGCGGATCGATACGCCTGCCGAGCAGTGCGACGCTGAACCCGGCTCGCGCCAGCGCGACGGCCGCCGCGTGGCCGATGCCGGTGCCGGCGCCCGTCACCGCCGCGATTCTTTTTTCTGCCTGCATCTTCACGTCCTCGTCTTCAGTGCGTTGAACATGCAAAAAGCATTGCGCGGTGACGATTCCCCAGCAATCTTGATTCTTTCAATCAATATCAACGGCCCCGTCGCGACGTGGCGGCGTCAGGGTTTTCCTGAGTTGAGCGAGACGTCGCTCGCGGGCCGGCGCGTCCGGATGGGCGGCGCACGACGCAGCCGGAGTGAGGCCGAAAGCCTGCGGCGGCGCCCCGCGCACATACATTGATCGAAACAATCAATATTGACCCACGCCGACCGTGCTTCGTAGGCTGTGCTCCGTTTTCCGACCCAAGGACGAGACCATGCCTCATGACAATCGCCCCCGTCTCCTAGTAGCGCGACGGGTTCCCGCGGCGGTGGCCGCACGTGCCGAAGCCGAGTTCCACGCGTATGTGACCGACGCCGACATGGACGCGCCGTCCGTCGTCGACTTCTGCAACCGCCACGAGACGCCGGCTGTGCTGATCGGCAAGAAATCGGGGCTGCAGGCCGAGCACATCGCGGCATTGCCGCCGAGCGTAAAGATCATCGCGAACGCGAGCGCCGGCTACGACCACATGGACGTGGCGGCCGCGCACGCACGCGGGATCGTCGTCAGCAACGCGCCCGACGCGCTGACGGACTGCACTGCCGATTTCACAATGCTGCTGATTCTCGCCGCGTGCCGGCGTGCGTCGGAGTACGAGCGCATCGTACGCGCGGGGTGGGGAAAGTCGTTCGGCATGACGGACATGCTTGGCATGCGCGTGAACGGAAAGACGCTAGGGATCGTCGGTTTCGGCCGGATCGGCCGGGCGGTCGCACAGCGTGCGCGCGGCTTCGGAATGCAGATCCTCTATACGGACCGGCGGCCCGCGCCGCCCGAGGTCGAGGCCGGCGCGCGCTATTGCGCCGATCTCGACACGCTGCTGCCGCAGAGCGACATCCTCACGTTGCACGTGCCTGGCGGCAGCACGCCGTTGATGACGCGCCGCGAGTTCGGCTTGTTGCGCGACGGCGCGGTGTTCGTCAACGCAGCGCGCGGGAGTCTCGTCGACGAGGATGCGCTCTACGATGCGTTGGCGTCGCAGCGACTTTTCGCAGCGGGGCTCGACGTCTATCGGAACGAGCCCAATATCGATCCGCGCTTTGCAGCACTCGACAATGTGTTTCTGTCGCCGCATATGGCGAGCGCGACGTTCGAGACGCGCGACCAGATGGGTTTTGCCGCGCTCGATAACATCGCGGCGGTGCTTGATGGGAGGGCGGCGCCGAATGCGCTGTGAAGGCAGCGTGACGGCGTGCTGTGCAACCACTTCGGCCCCGACAAACGGAGCGCTGCCGCATGCACGTACTGATGCGGCACCCCCTTGGTAGGCACCTTGCGAGCAGCGGTAGATTTCCGGTGCATTGGCTGCGCGGTATGTGGCCAGAGGGTGCCGATATCACGTCTTACTCGGGGTCTGCCAAGTTTAGCCTGCTACCGGACGGGCCCCTACGCGAGACGCAGAGAGGGTGTCGGGTTCTATGTATCACGGCGCTTCGGGGTGCAGTGGCACGCGTGGACAACACATGCCATTTCGCCATGAGAAAAGCTGCCCCGCAGCGTTTCTACGCCTCCAGCGACCAGCCCTGGTTGTCCACGTTCTTTTCGTCGCGATAGATCCACCGCGCGCCGCATGTGGGGCACGAGAACGTGCTGACGGTGATTGCGCGCGCAGACGGTGACTTGATACGCTGCGTGTCTGTGATTCTTAGCGAAGCATGGCCTGGCGCGCCGCGTTTATGGAGTTCGATTGCGGCGCAAGCCGAGCAGAGTGTCATGCCGATGGGTCTCTCAAGGGAGCATGCTCGCTGTGGCGCGCTGGCTCAGCGGTGGGGAGCAGGGGTGGGCCAAAGGAGCAGCTTATCTAATTATTTGTTGACGCGGGTCTGAAATATCTGTAGAAACCATCCTCGCAGGATCTTCAAGCAGTTACTCCGATGTTCTGGGTTGTCACACCAAGCGGTGCTTCCTTTGCTCCATGTTTCTTCCTTGATTGTCGTGCCTGATGAGCACAGGCTCATGCAGAACTTTTTAGGATATCCAACATGGAAACCGGCACAGTAAAGTGGTTCAACGACTCCAAGGGCTTCGGCTTCATCACCCCGGACGCAGGCGGCAACGATCTCTTCGCTCACTTCTCTGAAGTTCAGGGCAGCGGGTTCAAGTCCCTCCAAGAGGGCCAGAAGGTTCGCTACGTTGCAGGCGTTGGCCAAAAGGGTCCGGCTGCTACGAAGATTGAAGCGATCTGATCGGTCGCATCTGCCAAGAAAAAACCCCGCACTGCGGGGTTTTTTTTCGCGGCTAAACGCACGCGCTGTCGAGTGCTCCGCAGAGCGCCTATGCCGCCTGCTTGCGCGGCCGCCGTACCGCGCGAATCTTTCCGGTGGTGCCGCCGCCGCAGAAGAACTGATCGGCACCGTTCGATTCCAGCCCCGACACAGTGATGCCCGCCGGCATATCAAGCTGCTCCAGCACTTCGCCGGTTTGCGGATCGATATGCCGCAACTCGCTCGTATCGCCTTCCCAGGTGGCGTGCCAGAGTTCACCGTCGACCCAGGTGACGCCCGTGACGAACCGGTTGGATTCGATGGTGCGCAACACCTTGCCGGTGTCCGGATCGATCTGGCGGATCTTGCGCTCCCGGTAATGACCAACCCACAGCGTCCCTTCGGCCCAGGCGAGGCCTGAATCTCCGCCCGCGCCTGGCGCGGGAATCGTGGCGAGCACGGTGCCCGTTTGCGGGTCGATCTTCTGGATGCGGTCTTCGGCAATCTGGAACAGATGCCGCCCGTCGAATGCGGTGCCGGCATGGGCCGGCACGTCGATGGAGCGCTGCGTCTTACCGCTGTCGGGGTCGAGTTCCTTCAACTGGCCGCCGGCAGCAAACCAGACGTGTTGACCATCGTAGGTCACGCCGCCGACGTTCTCTGCGCCAGGGAAGGGGCCGTATTCGCGCACGACTTCGGCGGTGGATCGTTTCATGTTGGGCTCGCTGGAATCGGTTGTGGAGTCTTCATCCTAGTCACTTGGCAGCGGCGCGGGGAGTAACAAGGTGGTCGCGAATCCAGGTACCGGAGGCGTCACCCATCGGCGCGCGCGGCCGCGTCCGAAAAACTGCACCTTGCCGGCGGCTGCCAATGCGTCGAGCGCGCGCTGTACGGTGCGCTGGCTGGCCCCAAGCGCCAGCGCCAATGCGGAGCTGGACCACGATTCCCCATCGGCCAGACAGGCCAACACGGCGGCGTATTGCTCATCGACGGGTTGCGCGAGCACGACCACGCGCTGTGTCGCGTGCGTTTGCAGTGCGAATCCGTGTCGGGTTGCTTTGATCGTGCCCAACGCACCCAGCGCGGTGCGCAAGCGTCCGATCTCTACGCGCAGGCGCACGCGGTGCGATTCGTCCGGATGCCGGGTGCGGAATGCTCGGGTGATGAGGGTGTCTCTGGGCATGTCTTCCGGCCACGCTTCGGCCAGTGCACGTACCAACGTGAACAGCACCGGCCGCTTGGCGAGCGAGACAACCGTATCGGCCTGCCGGATGGCGAGCCGGCACGCATCTACAACGAGTGCGTCTGATGCAAAGAGGGCTTCGACATCTTCAAGGCGCAGAACGCGCTCCTCGCCGCGTGAGACCAGCCGCGCGGCCGGTGCGCGCAGTGCAAGGGCGGCGCGTTCGACTTCGGCGGTGAGCGTCGGGATGCCGGCCTGGCGCGCCGCGAGATCGGCGTCGGCCAGAGCGGCGCGCGCGGCGGCCGTCTGTAAGCGCCGGATCGCAATGCCCGCGACGACAAGCGCGTGAGCCGCCCGCAATACCGGCGGAAGATGCGCCGGGTTGAGCGCCGCGAGGGCGGCCTCTGCATCGTCCAGGCGCCCGATTAGCAGAAGACGGCGGATGCTGAGATACCGCGCGTGCGCAGCGTTGATGTGATCGCCATGGGCTTCAAGCGTGGCGCGTGCCGTGTCGAGGGTTTTTTCGGGCCAGCCAAGATCGCGCGAAGCGAGGGCGACTTCGGCTTCAGCGACGATGCAGCGAGCGCGTGCCACGGCCTCGCGTGAGCCGAACGCACGGGCTGCGCGACGCAGCAACAGCTTGGCCCGCGCCAGGTCACCGAGCTGTGCCATGGCGATGCCGCGCAGTGCGAGTGCTGGCGCGTCGTCACGCAAGGCGACGCGGTTCAGCGCTCCGAATGGGTCACCGGCAGCGAGTGCGCGCGCTGCAGCCGTGATCAATGAATCCATTCGAATCCCGCCACACTTGTCACTCCCGCCGTTTGAGGTCGGCGCCTAATCTAGCACACGACCACTCACCCAAAAACGGAGGCAAGCATGAGTGCAACACACCCCACAGCAACCCGCGCAACCTGGCTGGCAGAGCGCATTGAACTGCTCAAGGCGGAGAAGGAACTCACCCGCCGCAGCGACGAGTTGGCTCGCCGCAGACAGACGCTGCCCTGGGTTCGCGTCGACAAAACGTATCGCTTTGAAACGGAGAACGGAAGCGCCACGTTGAGCGATCTTTTCGGCGGGCGATCGCAACTGCTGGTCTATCACTTCATGTTCGGGCCGGACTACAAGGCGGGCTGCCCCTCGTGCTCGATGATTGCCGATGGCTTTGACGGCTTTGTCACGCATCTGGCGAACCACGACGTGACGTTGATGGCGGTGTCGCGCGGGCCGCTGGCCAAGTTGATCGAGTATCGCGAGCGAATGGGCTGGAGCTTTCCGTGGGCGTCATCAGTCGGCAGCGATTTCAACTACGACTTCAACGTCTCGATCACGGAAGACCAGCAGCGCGCAGGCAGTGCCGACTACAACTACGTGCGCGGCAGCCACGTGATGGATGCATCGGACTTGCCCGAACCCGTGCAGCAGTTCGCCAGCA encodes:
- a CDS encoding SDR family oxidoreductase, which translates into the protein MQAEKRIAAVTGAGTGIGHAAAVALARAGFSVALLGRRIDPLLETKEIIEGGGGVAAAIPTDVSDEASVDASFAQIAHEFGRLDVLFNNAGRNAGAVPLDDYSLQFWNDVVATNLTGVFLCARAAWRQMKRQTPQGGRIINNGSISAHTPRPNTIAYTATKHAVLGITRSLALDGRPFNIACGQIDIGNAATSLTERMTSGVAQADGRIAPEPRVDVAHVANAIVQMASLPLEANILNMTIMASAMPFVGRG
- a CDS encoding 2-hydroxyacid dehydrogenase; the protein is MPHDNRPRLLVARRVPAAVAARAEAEFHAYVTDADMDAPSVVDFCNRHETPAVLIGKKSGLQAEHIAALPPSVKIIANASAGYDHMDVAAAHARGIVVSNAPDALTDCTADFTMLLILAACRRASEYERIVRAGWGKSFGMTDMLGMRVNGKTLGIVGFGRIGRAVAQRARGFGMQILYTDRRPAPPEVEAGARYCADLDTLLPQSDILTLHVPGGSTPLMTRREFGLLRDGAVFVNAARGSLVDEDALYDALASQRLFAAGLDVYRNEPNIDPRFAALDNVFLSPHMASATFETRDQMGFAALDNIAAVLDGRAAPNAL
- a CDS encoding cold-shock protein — translated: METGTVKWFNDSKGFGFITPDAGGNDLFAHFSEVQGSGFKSLQEGQKVRYVAGVGQKGPAATKIEAI
- a CDS encoding Vgb family protein is translated as MKRSTAEVVREYGPFPGAENVGGVTYDGQHVWFAAGGQLKELDPDSGKTQRSIDVPAHAGTAFDGRHLFQIAEDRIQKIDPQTGTVLATIPAPGAGGDSGLAWAEGTLWVGHYRERKIRQIDPDTGKVLRTIESNRFVTGVTWVDGELWHATWEGDTSELRHIDPQTGEVLEQLDMPAGITVSGLESNGADQFFCGGGTTGKIRAVRRPRKQAA
- a CDS encoding helix-turn-helix domain-containing protein, with amino-acid sequence MDSLITAAARALAAGDPFGALNRVALRDDAPALALRGIAMAQLGDLARAKLLLRRAARAFGSREAVARARCIVAEAEVALASRDLGWPEKTLDTARATLEAHGDHINAAHARYLSIRRLLLIGRLDDAEAALAALNPAHLPPVLRAAHALVVAGIAIRRLQTAAARAALADADLAARQAGIPTLTAEVERAALALRAPAARLVSRGEERVLRLEDVEALFASDALVVDACRLAIRQADTVVSLAKRPVLFTLVRALAEAWPEDMPRDTLITRAFRTRHPDESHRVRLRVEIGRLRTALGALGTIKATRHGFALQTHATQRVVVLAQPVDEQYAAVLACLADGESWSSSALALALGASQRTVQRALDALAAAGKVQFFGRGRARRWVTPPVPGFATTLLLPAPLPSD
- a CDS encoding DUF899 domain-containing protein, which translates into the protein MSATHPTATRATWLAERIELLKAEKELTRRSDELARRRQTLPWVRVDKTYRFETENGSATLSDLFGGRSQLLVYHFMFGPDYKAGCPSCSMIADGFDGFVTHLANHDVTLMAVSRGPLAKLIEYRERMGWSFPWASSVGSDFNYDFNVSITEDQQRAGSADYNYVRGSHVMDASDLPEPVQQFASMCGTDAPTYVRDRPGMSAFVLEDGVVYHTYSTYARGLDGLWGAYQWLDRAPLGRNETGVWWRRHDEYAQQR